One Ananas comosus cultivar F153 linkage group 1, ASM154086v1, whole genome shotgun sequence DNA window includes the following coding sequences:
- the LOC109719357 gene encoding uncharacterized protein LOC109719357 — protein MGAGGEQHHAARGRAPGSGEREGRPGRAPRNPAPGEGSAGERGREGRGPGDGGGPPGGSGSVGWEPRGAGKSGGRGEVESGEDGEEGKRRGQLPRAARGTGEASRETREGTEGEGGGGARAGEGEAGRRPAGAGKGKEASGRGERMRAMWTRERGGGPGGAARGRGTERERKARGARAGKTVREGETGERRAAQAKEHATGRVVGPRHTRRKAQGGGVRGGKGKAVEG, from the coding sequence ATGGGTGCCGGCGGAGAGCAGCACCACGCCGCCCGAGGGCGCGCCCCGGGGAGCggagaaagagaggggagaCCAGGGAGGGCACCGCGTAACCCGGCACCGGGGGAGGGGAGCGCGGGGGAGCGGGGGAGGGAAGGGCGGGGCCCCGGGGATGGGGGGGGGCCGCCAGGGGGAAGCGGGAGCGTGGGATGGGAGCCCAGAGGGGCAGGGAAGAGCGGGGGACGGGGAGAGGTGGAGAGCGGGGAGGACGGCGAAGAAGGGAAGCGACGAGGGCAGCTCCCGCGAGCGGCAAGGGGGACGGGGGAGGCGAGTAGGGAAACCCGAGAGGGGACtgagggggaggggggagggggagcgAGGGCGGGGGAGGGAGAGGCGGGGAGGAGACCGGCCGGGGCGGGGAAGGGGAAGGAGGCGAGCGGCCGGGGTGAGCGGATGAGAGCGATGTGGACGCGGGAGCGGGGGGGTGGCCCGGGGGGGGCGGCTAGGGGAAGGGGGACTGAGAGGGAGCGGAAGGCCCGGGGGGCGCGGGCCGGGAAGACGGTGAGGGAGGGTGAGACCGGGGAACGCCGGGCGGCGCAagcgaaggagcacgcgacggggCGGGTGGTGGGACCTAGGCACACAAGGAGAAAAGCTCAGGGGGGAGGAGTGAGGgggggaaaaggaaaagcagtCGAGGGGTga